In Nitrosarchaeum koreense MY1, one genomic interval encodes:
- a CDS encoding 30S ribosomal protein S27ae has protein sequence MAAKKASAGKKGSSPNVYKYFKVDKDKITRGRKNCSRCGKGVFMSKHKDRNTCGKCGLTEFNQ, from the coding sequence ATGGCAGCAAAAAAAGCATCTGCGGGAAAAAAAGGCTCTAGTCCAAATGTCTATAAATATTTCAAAGTAGACAAGGACAAAATAACAAGAGGTAGAAAAAATTGTTCTAGATGCGGAAAAGGAGTTTTCATGTCTAAACATAAAGACAGAAACACTTGTGGAAAATGTGGATTAACTGAATTTAATCAATAA
- a CDS encoding signal recognition particle receptor subunit alpha, which translates to MLDGLKNNLRDAIKKIVKSSGIDEELIKELSKNVQRALLQSDVNVRLVLEITKQIEIRSLNETPPPGLSRKDHIVKILYDELAKLLGKESDFDFKSGKQNKLIMLGIQGSGKTTVTAKLAKFLTKQGYSVGVIGADTYRPGALVQLRTMCEKSNVEVYGEPNNKNSPDIVKNGLKYFESLPLDVILIDTAGRHKEEKDLLSEMEQINKVAEPDLAILVIDGTIGQQCFNQAEAFHKTIPVGGIIITKLDSSAKGGGAIAASAATGAQIMYIGTGERIDDLEKFSPTRFVGRLLGMGDIQAVLDLAKRLENEGDDVRLKRISSGKMNMDDFFYQLEEVTKVGSLKGFLDNMPGLSGMVKDDQLDQMEGRVSKWRFIIQSMTKEEKADPDLMNSSRIKRISRGSGWPEHEVKELLKNYKNSKSMMKASKGRQMQGTLRRMGFG; encoded by the coding sequence ATGCTTGATGGTCTTAAGAATAACCTTCGTGATGCAATTAAGAAAATTGTAAAATCTTCTGGTATAGATGAAGAACTTATCAAAGAACTATCAAAAAATGTTCAGAGAGCATTATTGCAATCAGATGTTAATGTTAGATTGGTTCTTGAAATTACAAAGCAAATCGAAATACGATCATTAAATGAAACGCCTCCTCCCGGACTCTCTAGAAAAGATCATATTGTAAAAATTCTATATGATGAACTTGCAAAACTACTAGGAAAAGAATCTGATTTTGATTTTAAATCTGGTAAACAAAACAAGTTAATCATGCTTGGAATCCAAGGTAGTGGAAAAACAACTGTAACTGCTAAACTTGCTAAATTTTTAACCAAACAAGGATATTCTGTTGGTGTTATCGGGGCTGATACGTACAGACCTGGAGCTTTAGTGCAATTAAGAACCATGTGTGAAAAATCTAATGTTGAGGTATATGGTGAACCGAATAACAAAAATTCTCCAGATATTGTGAAAAATGGATTAAAGTATTTTGAATCATTGCCTTTAGATGTGATATTAATTGATACAGCTGGACGACATAAAGAAGAAAAAGATCTTTTGTCTGAAATGGAACAAATTAACAAGGTGGCAGAACCTGACCTCGCAATACTTGTAATTGACGGAACTATCGGTCAACAGTGTTTTAATCAAGCAGAAGCATTTCATAAAACAATTCCAGTAGGTGGAATTATTATTACAAAATTAGATAGCTCTGCAAAAGGCGGCGGTGCAATAGCTGCATCTGCAGCTACTGGTGCTCAAATCATGTATATTGGAACTGGTGAAAGAATTGATGATTTAGAAAAGTTTTCACCAACACGATTTGTTGGCAGATTGCTTGGAATGGGCGATATTCAAGCAGTTTTAGATTTAGCAAAAAGATTAGAAAATGAGGGTGATGACGTTAGACTAAAAAGAATTTCAAGTGGAAAAATGAACATGGATGATTTCTTCTATCAATTGGAAGAAGTTACTAAAGTAGGATCATTGAAAGGATTTCTTGATAATATGCCAGGACTTTCAGGTATGGTTAAAGATGATCAATTAGATCAAATGGAAGGACGAGTTTCTAAATGGAGATTTATTATTCAAAGTATGACAAAGGAAGAAAAAGCAGATCCTGATCTAATGAATTCATCTAGAATTAAAAGAATTTCAAGGGGATCTGGTTGGCCAGAACACGAAGTGAAAGAATTACTAAAAAATTATAAAAATTCAAAAAGTATGATGAAAGCATCAAAAGGAAGACAGATGCAGGGTACTCTTCGTCGCATGGGATTCGGTTAG
- a CDS encoding translation initiation factor IF-5A, with the protein MSKPADLGSLKIGSYILLPVSDQPDGEPCRIVEYDTSKPGKHGAAKARIVGVGVFDGQKRPHVGPVSMQVHIPLIDKRVGQVISIIGETIQIMDSETFETIDVTLIDEEINGTVANGQNVEYWNVMGRIKIMRIKS; encoded by the coding sequence ATGAGTAAGCCTGCTGATCTTGGTTCATTGAAAATAGGTTCTTACATTTTACTTCCAGTATCTGATCAACCTGATGGTGAACCTTGTAGAATTGTAGAATATGATACATCTAAACCTGGAAAACATGGTGCCGCAAAGGCCAGAATCGTAGGAGTGGGTGTATTTGATGGTCAAAAAAGACCCCATGTCGGACCAGTTAGCATGCAAGTTCACATTCCGTTAATTGACAAAAGAGTAGGTCAAGTAATTTCAATAATTGGAGAAACTATCCAAATTATGGACTCGGAAACTTTTGAAACAATTGACGTCACGTTAATCGATGAGGAAATTAACGGAACTGTTGCAAATGGTCAAAATGTAGAATACTGGAATGTTATGGGCCGAATTAAAATCATGCGTATCAAAAGTTAA
- a CDS encoding DUF6659 family protein — MDFEELCNKILEVDPHVRFTGVLDSKGDLVIEKNRDNVTLLNEQEVKMSIHYTFERWTRLQNLSYKFGKEKLSVTEYENVILISIQFGKNLFLLSTDPNIDYMNIISKTKTIIAELQN; from the coding sequence ATGGATTTTGAAGAATTATGCAATAAAATATTAGAAGTAGATCCACATGTTAGATTCACAGGAGTCTTAGATTCAAAAGGTGATTTAGTAATTGAAAAAAATCGGGATAACGTAACATTACTAAATGAACAAGAAGTCAAAATGTCAATTCACTATACTTTTGAAAGATGGACTCGTCTTCAAAATTTATCTTATAAATTTGGTAAAGAAAAATTGTCAGTTACAGAATATGAAAATGTCATTTTAATTAGCATTCAATTCGGTAAAAATCTCTTTTTACTAAGCACAGATCCTAATATTGATTATATGAATATAATTTCTAAAACTAAAACAATTATCGCAGAATTACAAAATTAA
- a CDS encoding DUF309 domain-containing protein: protein MERYMIHLKNNGYSPKDSSYLVNHARKICSTIPASVRVARVARKFLEFDVSVNPDDLDLVIEKLSPIGPLDNARHIFEEKIGKEDGTRDGVFYFNNERFWESHESLEGVWKQCYGREKELVQGIILLAVAFAHAQKNESRIGIGMLQRALEKLGDSPGTYGEIDVDRIRNKIKEMQKTEELTIFEI, encoded by the coding sequence ATGGAACGATATATGATTCATTTAAAAAATAATGGTTACAGTCCTAAAGATTCCTCTTATCTTGTAAATCATGCAAGAAAAATATGTTCCACCATTCCAGCTTCAGTAAGAGTTGCTCGAGTTGCACGTAAATTTTTGGAATTTGACGTCTCTGTAAATCCTGACGATTTAGATCTTGTAATTGAAAAATTATCTCCAATCGGACCTTTGGATAATGCAAGACATATTTTTGAAGAAAAGATTGGGAAGGAAGATGGAACTCGTGATGGTGTCTTTTATTTTAATAATGAACGATTTTGGGAGAGTCATGAATCTTTAGAAGGTGTATGGAAGCAATGCTATGGCAGAGAAAAAGAACTTGTTCAGGGAATTATTCTTCTTGCAGTTGCATTTGCTCATGCACAAAAAAATGAATCTCGTATAGGTATTGGAATGTTGCAGCGAGCATTAGAAAAATTGGGTGACTCTCCTGGAACTTATGGTGAAATAGATGTCGATAGGATTAGAAATAAAATCAAAGAAATGCAAAAAACTGAAGAATTAACTATATTTGAGATTTGA
- a CDS encoding diphthine--ammonia ligase: protein MKLASLFSGGKDSLYSIFLAKKQGYEINCLLSIFPKSAESHLLHHPNLQWTKLQSQSMQIPQLIIESNSDETNNEIILLEEVLIQSIAQYGIEGIVHGGIQSQFQKEKFENLCNKLNLESVTPLWNSNPFEYMNELISSNFRFIISSVSSGGLDDSWLGKIITKNDISVLYDLSKKFGFNLNFEGGEAETFVVDCPLFSHSIDIIKSEKIWDGYRGRFEIVDARLNYNA from the coding sequence ATGAAACTTGCATCTCTTTTTTCAGGTGGAAAAGACAGCCTTTATTCTATATTCTTGGCAAAAAAACAAGGCTATGAAATAAATTGTCTATTAAGCATATTTCCTAAATCTGCTGAAAGTCATTTACTACATCATCCTAATTTACAATGGACTAAACTCCAATCCCAATCCATGCAAATTCCTCAATTAATAATCGAATCAAACTCAGATGAGACTAACAATGAAATAATTTTGCTAGAAGAAGTTTTGATACAATCTATTGCTCAATATGGAATTGAAGGAATAGTACACGGTGGTATACAAAGCCAATTTCAAAAAGAAAAATTTGAAAATTTATGTAATAAACTAAATCTCGAATCTGTTACTCCCTTGTGGAATAGTAATCCATTTGAATACATGAATGAATTAATCTCTTCAAATTTCCGATTCATTATTTCCAGTGTCTCGTCTGGAGGATTAGATGATTCATGGCTTGGAAAGATAATTACAAAAAATGACATATCTGTTTTATATGATCTCTCTAAAAAATTTGGTTTTAATTTAAATTTTGAAGGTGGTGAAGCAGAAACGTTTGTTGTTGACTGTCCACTTTTTTCACATTCAATTGATATTATTAAATCTGAAAAAATTTGGGATGGATATAGAGGAAGGTTTGAAATAGTGGATGCGAGGCTAAATTATAATGCTTGA
- a CDS encoding GNAT family N-acetyltransferase has protein sequence MNDLTIRKLQKEDLTNGFLQTLDSLRQTSNTDKKTIEKTFEKINSNQDQLTIVALLEGKVVGATTLLIETKFIHNGGKVGHIEDVVVNKKYQKKGIGEKMIKYLLRYAKEQGCYKTILDCVDDVKPFYEKLGFKHNANALRFDHT, from the coding sequence ATGAACGATTTAACAATTAGAAAATTACAAAAAGAGGATTTAACAAATGGATTTTTACAAACATTAGATTCATTACGGCAAACCAGCAACACGGATAAAAAAACTATAGAAAAAACATTTGAAAAAATAAATTCGAATCAAGATCAATTAACCATAGTAGCATTATTAGAGGGAAAAGTGGTAGGTGCAACTACATTGTTGATTGAAACTAAATTTATCCACAATGGTGGCAAAGTTGGGCATATTGAAGATGTCGTAGTAAATAAAAAATATCAAAAGAAAGGGATTGGAGAAAAAATGATAAAATATCTTTTAAGATATGCAAAGGAACAAGGATGTTATAAAACAATTTTAGATTGTGTAGATGATGTCAAGCCATTTTATGAAAAATTAGGCTTCAAACATAATGCAAATGCACTAAGATTTGATCATACTTAG
- a CDS encoding tRNA pseudouridine(54/55) synthase Pus10, with amino-acid sequence MTTLKEIIPISNELMKNYGLCDSCLGRLFSKQLNLSSNKLLGKKLKAHVKKSTKKCFICKNLLDNLSMYLKLMLDASSKYNYSSIVIGALIKPSIIDRDDYIKSKYKLRGIDSVKTDITKELGKQFIKKTKKIIDFLNPDLTFTINFKDESCQIRSKSIVLYGRYTKSERGLPQKQKSCANCYGKGCKSCNLHGISEYDSVEGKISEFLFTTFGGTTTKFTWVGGEDQSSLVLGSGRPFFVKLQNPFKRNISLPKKIISDKVAIHNLKIISDPPKTPIKFNSLIELKISTEHEIIPENLKKLKNMLSNSVVVYEKSGKRSEKTVSILKYKKISKNLFNLIIKAEGGLPVKRFVDGDDVTPGITQMMSDGCTCVAFDFLEINLNDNN; translated from the coding sequence ATGACTACTCTTAAAGAAATTATCCCTATCTCAAATGAATTAATGAAAAATTATGGTCTATGCGATAGTTGTCTAGGTAGGCTTTTTTCTAAACAGCTAAATTTATCTTCAAATAAATTACTTGGAAAAAAATTAAAGGCACATGTAAAAAAATCAACAAAAAAATGTTTTATTTGTAAAAATTTATTGGATAATCTTTCTATGTATTTAAAATTGATGTTAGATGCTTCTTCAAAATATAATTATTCTTCAATAGTTATTGGAGCCTTAATCAAACCATCCATTATAGATAGAGATGATTATATAAAATCAAAATACAAACTACGTGGAATTGATAGTGTTAAAACTGATATTACAAAAGAACTTGGAAAACAATTTATAAAAAAAACAAAAAAAATTATTGATTTTTTAAATCCTGATCTTACATTTACAATTAACTTTAAAGATGAATCATGTCAAATACGCTCAAAATCCATTGTATTATACGGACGATATACAAAGTCTGAGCGAGGATTGCCCCAAAAACAAAAGTCTTGTGCTAACTGTTATGGAAAAGGTTGTAAGAGTTGTAACCTTCATGGCATTTCTGAGTATGATAGTGTTGAGGGTAAAATATCTGAATTTCTTTTTACTACATTTGGCGGTACTACTACAAAATTTACTTGGGTTGGAGGTGAAGATCAATCAAGTCTAGTTTTAGGCTCAGGTCGTCCATTTTTTGTCAAACTTCAAAATCCATTTAAAAGAAATATTTCACTCCCCAAAAAAATAATTTCTGATAAAGTTGCTATTCATAATTTAAAAATTATATCTGACCCTCCAAAAACTCCTATTAAATTCAACTCACTAATAGAATTAAAAATATCTACGGAGCATGAAATCATTCCTGAGAATCTGAAGAAATTAAAGAATATGCTTTCAAATTCTGTTGTGGTTTATGAAAAATCTGGAAAACGTTCTGAAAAGACTGTTTCTATTTTAAAATATAAAAAAATATCCAAAAATCTCTTTAATCTCATTATTAAAGCTGAAGGTGGGTTACCTGTAAAACGATTTGTTGATGGCGATGATGTAACACCTGGAATCACTCAAATGATGAGTGATGGGTGCACTTGTGTGGCATTTGATTTTCTTGAAATTAACCTAAATGATAACAATTAA
- a CDS encoding galactose-1-phosphate uridylyltransferase — translation MGDMRKDYVSERFMIVSKKDDKVVDPKKSPYAPGNESMTNPSVLSLVAKDGMLQRLQDNEDEYVEGWSIRVFESKNPIVSIETENSYSDRPHYSEPAYGYHYIVVASPKEKDTLATIDSEQWSNILVVVQDRLRWLYTQKGVTYVSIYADQGESAGSKNPHPHLNILTFSTIPPVIEEEAEASYKILNEKGVCPMCQIVNEEMGGPRQVLQTEGFIAFCPWSPSYPYEFCISPKKHTTSFSKITQKEINDLSLILRATLGGLSKTVKDVSYNMVFHLSPEKKNSRQIHWHIEVYPITKPWSGLERGYGIFLNDISPEQAAEKLGASCRKELANLVGIV, via the coding sequence ATGGGGGACATGCGTAAAGATTATGTTTCTGAACGCTTTATGATCGTCTCTAAAAAAGATGACAAAGTTGTAGATCCAAAAAAATCTCCTTATGCTCCTGGAAATGAATCAATGACAAATCCTTCTGTTCTATCACTAGTTGCAAAAGACGGTATGTTGCAACGTCTTCAGGATAATGAAGATGAATATGTTGAAGGCTGGTCGATTAGAGTATTTGAGAGTAAAAATCCTATAGTTTCTATTGAAACTGAAAATTCATACAGTGACAGACCTCATTATAGTGAACCAGCTTACGGTTATCATTACATTGTGGTTGCATCTCCTAAAGAAAAAGACACTCTTGCTACTATTGATTCTGAACAATGGTCCAACATTCTTGTGGTTGTTCAGGATAGATTACGATGGCTCTATACCCAAAAAGGTGTGACATACGTTTCAATTTATGCTGATCAGGGAGAATCTGCAGGCAGTAAAAACCCACATCCGCATTTGAATATTTTGACCTTTTCAACAATCCCTCCTGTTATTGAAGAAGAAGCAGAAGCTTCCTACAAAATCCTTAACGAAAAAGGTGTATGCCCAATGTGCCAAATTGTCAATGAAGAAATGGGTGGGCCAAGACAAGTTCTTCAAACTGAAGGATTTATTGCATTTTGTCCTTGGTCTCCATCATATCCATACGAATTTTGCATTTCTCCAAAAAAACACACGACTAGTTTTTCTAAAATAACTCAAAAAGAAATTAATGATCTTTCGCTTATTTTACGAGCTACACTTGGTGGTTTGTCGAAAACTGTTAAAGATGTTTCATATAATATGGTATTCCATTTATCTCCTGAAAAGAAAAATAGCAGACAAATTCATTGGCATATTGAAGTTTATCCCATAACTAAACCCTGGTCTGGTCTTGAACGCGGTTATGGTATTTTTCTTAATGACATATCTCCAGAACAGGCAGCTGAGAAACTCGGTGCGTCCTGTAGAAAAGAATTAGCCAATTTGGTTGGTATTGTTTGA
- a CDS encoding alkaline phosphatase family protein, which produces MIYVLLDGVGDLPHPDLDGKTPLEAATTPTLDKLAQKGVIGEVISVGKGIAPESDIAVFNMLGYRFHHVDYAGRGVIEAIGVGIDFKDGDLALRGNYATLNDEGIIIDRRAGRHIEKNDAEGVAKEIENKIKFSFPNTSVVVSPTIGHRVTVRIRTDNEKLSSQITNTDPAYARVEGMGIAKAVGDFLRIEKCLPLDETESAKKTAKLVNEFTTQSLQIMKESQINKKRINEKKKSLSCILLRDAGNKYPDVKPINEMYSMNFSCIVDMPVELGISEVLKMKAFEAGGLTDYEEKARVAAKAMETQNAIYVHLKGPDEFGHDGDAIGKMKNIEEIDRRFFKTLLENIDFDKVAIVISADHSTPCINKGHSDDPVPILVSGNFIKNDGTTRVTEDQAKKGSIGLIQGADVVTTALNLIKSQI; this is translated from the coding sequence ATGATTTATGTTCTTTTAGATGGGGTAGGTGATCTTCCACATCCAGATCTAGACGGTAAAACTCCACTCGAAGCGGCAACCACCCCTACTCTAGATAAATTAGCACAAAAGGGCGTAATAGGAGAAGTCATCTCGGTAGGAAAAGGAATTGCACCAGAATCAGACATTGCAGTTTTCAACATGCTAGGATATAGATTTCACCATGTTGATTACGCAGGAAGAGGAGTAATAGAAGCAATAGGAGTAGGAATTGATTTTAAAGACGGAGATTTAGCGCTAAGAGGAAATTATGCAACATTAAATGATGAAGGAATTATTATCGATAGACGTGCAGGAAGACATATTGAAAAAAATGACGCAGAGGGAGTTGCAAAAGAAATCGAAAATAAAATTAAATTTTCGTTTCCAAATACATCGGTAGTAGTATCGCCTACCATAGGTCATAGAGTAACAGTAAGAATTAGAACTGATAACGAAAAATTATCATCTCAAATCACTAACACTGATCCTGCATATGCCAGAGTAGAAGGCATGGGAATAGCAAAAGCAGTTGGAGATTTTTTACGAATTGAAAAATGTTTACCGTTAGATGAAACTGAGAGTGCTAAAAAAACTGCTAAATTAGTTAATGAATTTACGACACAATCACTTCAAATTATGAAAGAAAGTCAGATCAATAAAAAAAGAATTAATGAAAAAAAGAAAAGTTTGAGTTGTATTTTACTAAGAGATGCAGGAAACAAATATCCAGACGTAAAGCCCATCAATGAAATGTATTCTATGAATTTTTCATGTATTGTAGATATGCCAGTAGAACTTGGAATTTCAGAAGTGTTAAAGATGAAAGCGTTTGAAGCAGGGGGATTAACAGATTATGAGGAAAAAGCAAGAGTAGCTGCAAAAGCAATGGAGACTCAAAATGCAATTTACGTTCATCTAAAAGGACCAGATGAATTTGGTCATGATGGAGATGCTATTGGAAAAATGAAAAACATTGAAGAGATTGACCGTAGATTTTTCAAAACACTACTTGAAAATATTGATTTTGATAAAGTTGCAATAGTTATTTCAGCAGATCATTCGACACCGTGTATCAATAAAGGACACAGTGATGATCCTGTCCCAATTTTAGTATCTGGGAATTTTATCAAAAACGATGGAACAACTAGAGTTACTGAAGATCAAGCTAAAAAAGGAAGCATTGGCTTAATTCAAGGAGCAGATGTTGTGACAACAGCTCTTAATTTAATCAAATCTCAAATATAG